The genomic stretch CTTGGTTTAGGAGGTTTCCCGTTTGATCATAAGCTAAGTCTCGGCTGGGCTGGAATGCATGGGAACTATACAGCAAACATGGCAATCTATGAAAGTGACTTACTTATTAGCATTGGCGCACGATTTGATGATCGGGTAACAGGAAACTTAAATCATTTCGCTCCAAATGCAACTGTAGCTCATATTGATATTGATCCAGCTGAAATTGGTAAAAATGTGCCAACGAAAATTCCAATTGTTGGCGATGCTAGAGCTGTTCTACAAGAACTGCTTGCACAGCAGGGGAAAAAAGGCGATTACACAGAATGGTTTGCCTGTTTGAGGGAACGACAAGTTGAGAACCCACTTTGGTACGAAGAAAGTAAAGATGCTCTAAAACCACAAAAAGTAATTGAAATGGTTCATGAAATAACGAATGGCGATGCTATTGTTACAACAGATGTTGGTCAGCATCAGATGTGGGCAGCGCAGTTTTATCCATTTAAGAAACCAAATCGTCTTGTAACTTCAGGTGGTCTTGGAACGATGGGCTTTGGATTACCAGCAGCAATTGGCGCACAGCTTGCAGAAAAAGATACAACGGTTGTTGCTTTTCTGGGTGATGGTGGTTTTCAAATGACGCTACAGGAACTTGGTGTAATTCGTGAATTAAACCTTCCTGTAAAAGTTATTATTTTAAACAACAAATCACTAGGAATGGTAAGACAATGGCAGGAAATCTTTTATGAAGAAAGATATTCGCACTCGCTTATTCCGAATCAGCCAAACATTGTAAAACTTGCTGAAGCTTATGACATTAAAGGGTATGAAGCATCAACAGAAGAAGAAGTGACAAAAGTATTGCAAGAAGCTTTTTCGCACAATGAACCAGCTGTATTAAACATTCATATTGCTCCTGGTGAGAATGTTTACCCAATGGTAGCGCCTGGAAAAGGACTTCATGAAATGGTAGGTGTAAAACCATGAAAAGAATCATTACAACAACTGTATTAAACAGAGCTGGTGTACTAAATCGTATTACTGGGTTGTTTACAAAAAGAAATTTTAATATTGAAAGTATTTCTGTTGGTCATACTGAAACAAGTGACATTTCACGGATGACATTTGTTGTTCATGTTGAAGATGATAAAGCAGCAGAACAAGTAACAAAGCAGCTGCACAAACAAATTGATGTACTAAAAGTACATGACATTACAAATCAAGCTGCTGTTGCAAGAGAGCTTGCTCTCATTAAAGTAACATCTCCAGTAGCAATGCGAAATGAGATGTATGCTTTAATTGAACCTTTCAGGGCCACGATTATTGATGTGAGCCGTGATAGTGTCATTATTCAAGCAACAGGAACATCTGAAAAAATCGAAGCGATTATTGATCTCTTAAAGCCATATGGCGTAAAAGAAGTAACAAGAACAGGGACAATCGCCTTAAAACGAGGAACACAAAAAACTTCTTCGTCAGAAAAAGTTACATCAATCTTGTAATGTATAAATCTATTAATGATTAATATACAAAATATAAAAATTAGAGGAGAGATTTTAAATGACTAAAGTTTATTACAATGGAGACGCAAACGATCAATTATTACAAGGTAAAAAAGTAGCAATCATCGGTTATGGTTCACAAGGTCATGCACATGCACAAAACTTACGCGACAGCGGGATTGACGTAGTTATTGGTTTACGCCAAGGAAAATCATGGGACCAAGCAGTTGAAGATGGCTTTAATGTTTACTCTGTAAGAGAAGCAGCAGATCAAGCAGATTTAATCATGATTCTTCTTCCAGATGAACTTCAACCAAAAGTATATAATGAAGAAATTGCTCCAGTATTACGTGAAGGACAAAGCCTATTTTTTGCTCATGGATTTAATGTTCACTTCACTCAAATCGTACCACCAAGCTATGTAGATGTAGCTCTTGCTGCACCAAAAGGACCTGGTCATCTTGTTCGTCGTACGTATACAGAAGGCGCTGGAGTTCCTGGGTTAATTGCAGTTTGGCAAGATGTAACAGGCCAAGCAAAAGACGTAGCTCTTGCATATGCAAAAGGAATTGGAGCTGCTCGCGCAGGTGTTCTTGAAACAACGTTCCAAGAAGAAACAGAAACAGATCTTTTCGGTGAGCAAGCTGTTCTTTGCGGAGGCCTAACAGCTCTTGTAAAAGCTGGGTTTGAAACATTAGTAGAAGCTGGATACCAACCAGAAGTAGCATACTTCGAGTGTCTACATGAGTTAAAACTAATCGTTGATCTTATGTATGAAGGTGGATTAGAAGGTATGCGCTACTCAATCTCTGATACAGCACAATGGGGTGACTTTGTAACAGGACCACGTATTGTTGATGATCGTGTAAAAGGTGAAATGAAAAAAGTTCTTGAAGACATTCAATCTGGTAAATTTGCAAGAGAGTGGATCCTAGAAAATCAATCAAATCGTGCTGTATTTAACTCAACAAATCGTCGTGAAAACGAACATCTCATTGAGGAGGTTGGCGCAAAACTTCGTGATATGATGCCATTTGTTAAGCAATCACAAAAACGAAAAGAAGCGGTGATGACAAGTGAACAAAATTAAAATCTTTGATACAACACTTCGAGACGGAGAGCAATCACCAGGCGTAAATTTAAACTTCCAAGAAAAAATGGAAATTGCTCGCCAGCTAGAGAAATATGGTGTTGATATTATTGAAGCTGGTTTTCCAGCTGCTTCGAAAGGTGACTTTCAATCTGTTCGCGAGATCGCTAATACAATTAAAGGTTGTTCTGTAACGGGGCTAGCTCGAGCTGTGAAAAGTGATATTGACACAGCTTGGGAAGCACTAAAGGGCAGTGAGGAGCCAAGGTTGCATGTTTTTATTGCAACCTCTCCTATCCATATGGCTTACAAGTTTAATAAGAAGCCAGAAGAAATTGTTGAGATTGCCGTTGAGATGGTGAAATATGCTTCGAGATTCTTCCCTGTTATTCAGTGGTCAGCTGAAGATGCTTCTAGAAGTGAGCTTCCGTTTTTAGCTCATATTACAGAGGAAGTCATTAAAGCAGGAGCAAACGTTGTTAACCTTCCTGATACAGTTGGTTATACAACGCCGAAAGAATATGGAGCAATGTTTTCATATTTAAAAGAAAACGTACCAAACATCCATAAAGTAGATCTTTCAACACACTGTCATGACGACTTAGGAATGGCAGTTGCCAATTCATTAGCTGCGGTTGAGAATGGTGCTACACAAATTGAGGGAGCAATTAATGGGATTGGTGAAAGAGCTGGGAATGCAGCAATTGAAGAAGTAGCAGTTGCTCTTCATACACGTAAAGATTTCTATCAATCTTATACTAATATTACGCTTTCTGAGACGAAACGCACAAGTGATTTGGTAAGTAAGCTGACAGGGATGGCTATTCCTGCTAACAAAGCTGTTGTTGGTCGAAATGCTTTTGCACATGAATCTGGTATTCACCAAGATGGCTTTTTAAAAAATCGTTCAACGTACGAGATTATTTCTCCAGAGCTTGTTGGTGTACAGCAAAAAGAAGTAGTACTTGGCAAACATTCCGGGCGTCATGCATTTAGAACACATCTCATGGATCTTGGCTTTACGCTACAAGATAACCAGATTGATAGCTTGTTCGAAAAGTTCAAAGACTTAGCGGATAAGAAGAAAGATGTAACAGATGATGATTTGTTCTCTCTTGTACTCCAAAAAACAGTGAACAGTGATGAACTTTATAAACTAGATTCATTACAAGTACAATATGGAAGCCACAACATTCCAACAGCTACGATTACGCTGACGAAGAATGATGGGGAATCTGTTCAGGAAGCTGCAACAGGAAGCGGAAGTGTTGAAGCTATCTATAATACTCTTAACCGATGTGTTGATAGTGAATTAAAACTGCTTGACTATCGTCTTCAATCTATTAATGGCGGGCCTGATGCTCTTGCAGAAGTCTTTGTTAAAATTGAAGGAAATGGTGTTGAAGCAAGCGGACGCGGTCTTGCATATGACGTATTAGAATCATCTGCAAAAGCTTACTTAAATGCAATTAATCGCATGATTGCGATTCAAGAATATCGAAAAGAAACAAAACAAGAAGTAATGTAGGAACAGGAAGGGAGGAACTGCCGTGAAAAAGACAATCGCTGTTTTGCAAGGAGACGGTGTTGGAAAAGAAGTAACAGCAGGAGCAGTAAATGTATTAAAGGTGATTGCTGATCGGTTTGATCATGAGTTTCACTTTGAATACGGTCTAATCGGAGGGGAAGCTATTGATCAACAAGGTGTTCCACTTCCAGATGAGACAATTACTCTTTGTAAAAACTCTGATGCCATTTTGCTAGGGGCAGTTGGGGGCGAAAAGTGGAACAGTATTCCACGCCATCTTCGTCCTGAACAAGGGTTGTTAAAAATTAGAAAAGAGCTTGATGTTTATGCAAATCTTCGTCCTGTGACAGTTCAAGGAGCTCTAGCAGATAGCTCACCATTGAAGCGTGAGTATGTAGAAGGCGTAGATTGCATGATTGTAAGAGAGCTAACAGGTGGCTTATACTTCGGCCGCCCGAGTGAAAGAGTTGAGCGAGATGGAGAAGAAGCAGTAGTTGACACGCTCTTTTATAAACGTAGCGAAATTGAGCGTATTTTACGCAGTGCTTTTGAAATGGCCCAAAAGAGAAATGGTCGTGTAACATCAGTGGATAAAGCAAACGTGCTTGAATCAAGTCGTTTGTGGAGAGAAGTTGCAGAAGAGGTCGCAAAAGATTATGAAGACGTAAAGCTTGAACATATGCTTGTTGATGCAGCAGCAATGCAGCTTATTCGTAATCCAAAATATTTTGATGTTCTTGTAACAGAAAATCTATTTGGCGACATCTTGAGTGATGAAGCTTCAATGCTTGCTGGTTCGCTAGGGATGTTACCATCAGCCAGTCTTTCGAGTGATGGAGCTTCAATTTATGAACCTGTCCATGGTTCAGCTCCTGATATCGCAGGTCAAAATAAAGCAAATCCGATTGCGGCTATTTTATCTGCAGCAATGCTTCTTCGTCATTCATTTGATCTTCATCAAGAAGCAGACAAAATTGAAGATGCTGTTGAGCGCGTGTTAGCACAAGGCTATCGAACACCTGATATTGCAGATGGTGAAGAAAGTGTCTCAACGGACAAAATGGTCGATGTCATTATTGAGGCAATTCAAGCCCCAGTAGCAAATTAAAAAGAATAATCTTTTATAAAACGTTTCCTACCATTATAGTAGGAAACGTTTTTCAAAAAGATGTTAAGGAGATGAAAATTATGACACCACAAACGATTATTGATAAAGTTTGGAATAACCATGTTGTACATCAAGAGGGAAACAATCCAGCTCTTCTTTATATCGATCTACATTTAATCCACGAAGTTACTTCCCCGCAAGCTTTTGAAGGATTAAGATTAACAGGACGCAAGGTGCGTCGCCCTGAGCGAACATTTGCCACAATGGATCATAATGTCCCAACTGTCAATCGTTTCAACATTACAGATGAAATTGCGAAAAAGCAAATTGATACGCTAGCTTCTAACTGTAAAGAGTTCGGTATTCGTCTTGCAGATTTGAAAAGTAAAGATCAAGGGATTGTCCATGTCATTGGTCCAGAGCTTGGCTTAACACAGCCAGGTAAAACGATTGTATGTGGAGATAGTCATACATCAACACATGGAGCATTTGGAGCTCTTGCCTTTGGTATTGGAACTAGTGAAGTTGAGCACGTTTTAGCAACCCAATCTTTATGGCAAAAGAAACCTAAAACACTTAATGTCCATGTAAAAGGACCAAAACCAGCAGCTGTATCTGCAAAAGATATTATTTTAGCTATTATTCAAAAATACGGCGTTCGTTTTGGGACAGGTTACATCATTGAATTCACTGGTGAAGCAATTAAGGAGCTTTCAATGGAAGAGCGTATGACAATCTGCAATATGTCCATTGAAGCTGGAGCAAAAGCAGGTTTAATTAGTCCTGATGAAACAACAGTTGAATATCTTCGTGGGCGCCCATATTGTCCAGAAGGCGAAGAATTTGAAAAGGTAGCCAAAGAGTGGCTTTCATTAGCTTCTGATGAAGGAGCAGTCTATGATGACACAATTGAGCTTGATGCACCAAGCCTTGAACCTGTTGTAACATGGGGCACAAACCCAGCAATGAGCTCGTTTGTAACAGGCAAAGTACCGAAGCTTGAAGAGGTTGCAAATGAAAATGAACGTGAAAATTTAAGAAGAGCTCTTGAATATATGGGGTTAACACCAGGTATGCCAATTACAGATATTCCAGTTCAGCACGTTTTCATCGGCTCCTGTACGAACTCTCGCTTGTCAGATCTAAGACAGGCTGCAAACCTTATTAAAGGAAAGAAAGTATCTGATCAGGTTACGGCAATCGTTGTTCCTGGTTCGCAAAAAGTAAAGGAAGCAGCAGAACAAGAAGGATTAGACCAGGTTTTTAAAGAGGCAGGTTTTGAATGGAGAGAGTCAGGCTGCAGCATGTGCTTAGGCATGAATCCAGACCTTGTTCCAGA from Priestia filamentosa encodes the following:
- the ilvN gene encoding acetolactate synthase small subunit, which encodes MKRIITTTVLNRAGVLNRITGLFTKRNFNIESISVGHTETSDISRMTFVVHVEDDKAAEQVTKQLHKQIDVLKVHDITNQAAVARELALIKVTSPVAMRNEMYALIEPFRATIIDVSRDSVIIQATGTSEKIEAIIDLLKPYGVKEVTRTGTIALKRGTQKTSSSEKVTSIL
- the leuC gene encoding 3-isopropylmalate dehydratase large subunit, whose product is MTPQTIIDKVWNNHVVHQEGNNPALLYIDLHLIHEVTSPQAFEGLRLTGRKVRRPERTFATMDHNVPTVNRFNITDEIAKKQIDTLASNCKEFGIRLADLKSKDQGIVHVIGPELGLTQPGKTIVCGDSHTSTHGAFGALAFGIGTSEVEHVLATQSLWQKKPKTLNVHVKGPKPAAVSAKDIILAIIQKYGVRFGTGYIIEFTGEAIKELSMEERMTICNMSIEAGAKAGLISPDETTVEYLRGRPYCPEGEEFEKVAKEWLSLASDEGAVYDDTIELDAPSLEPVVTWGTNPAMSSFVTGKVPKLEEVANENERENLRRALEYMGLTPGMPITDIPVQHVFIGSCTNSRLSDLRQAANLIKGKKVSDQVTAIVVPGSQKVKEAAEQEGLDQVFKEAGFEWRESGCSMCLGMNPDLVPEGEHCASTSNRNFEGRQGKNARTHLVSPEMAAAAALHGRFVDVRNLREEALV
- the ilvB gene encoding acetolactate synthase large subunit, translated to MGAEMRMQEPVSLKAEMTGAELLIEALKKENVEVLFGYPGGAVLPLYDKLYDSGLFHVLAKHEQGGIHAAEGYARVSGKPGVVIATSGPGATNIVTGLADAMIDSLPLVVFTGQVASTVIGSDAFQEADVLGITMPITKYSYQVRDPKDFPRIVKEAFHIATTGRPGPVLIDIPKDMNTAIARMEEDEPLNLPGYQPTYEPNAFQVRKLLEAIESAKKPVILAGAGVLHAKANQELLEFAEKYELPVIHTLLGLGGFPFDHKLSLGWAGMHGNYTANMAIYESDLLISIGARFDDRVTGNLNHFAPNATVAHIDIDPAEIGKNVPTKIPIVGDARAVLQELLAQQGKKGDYTEWFACLRERQVENPLWYEESKDALKPQKVIEMVHEITNGDAIVTTDVGQHQMWAAQFYPFKKPNRLVTSGGLGTMGFGLPAAIGAQLAEKDTTVVAFLGDGGFQMTLQELGVIRELNLPVKVIILNNKSLGMVRQWQEIFYEERYSHSLIPNQPNIVKLAEAYDIKGYEASTEEEVTKVLQEAFSHNEPAVLNIHIAPGENVYPMVAPGKGLHEMVGVKP
- a CDS encoding 2-isopropylmalate synthase, producing MNKIKIFDTTLRDGEQSPGVNLNFQEKMEIARQLEKYGVDIIEAGFPAASKGDFQSVREIANTIKGCSVTGLARAVKSDIDTAWEALKGSEEPRLHVFIATSPIHMAYKFNKKPEEIVEIAVEMVKYASRFFPVIQWSAEDASRSELPFLAHITEEVIKAGANVVNLPDTVGYTTPKEYGAMFSYLKENVPNIHKVDLSTHCHDDLGMAVANSLAAVENGATQIEGAINGIGERAGNAAIEEVAVALHTRKDFYQSYTNITLSETKRTSDLVSKLTGMAIPANKAVVGRNAFAHESGIHQDGFLKNRSTYEIISPELVGVQQKEVVLGKHSGRHAFRTHLMDLGFTLQDNQIDSLFEKFKDLADKKKDVTDDDLFSLVLQKTVNSDELYKLDSLQVQYGSHNIPTATITLTKNDGESVQEAATGSGSVEAIYNTLNRCVDSELKLLDYRLQSINGGPDALAEVFVKIEGNGVEASGRGLAYDVLESSAKAYLNAINRMIAIQEYRKETKQEVM
- the ilvC gene encoding ketol-acid reductoisomerase, encoding MTKVYYNGDANDQLLQGKKVAIIGYGSQGHAHAQNLRDSGIDVVIGLRQGKSWDQAVEDGFNVYSVREAADQADLIMILLPDELQPKVYNEEIAPVLREGQSLFFAHGFNVHFTQIVPPSYVDVALAAPKGPGHLVRRTYTEGAGVPGLIAVWQDVTGQAKDVALAYAKGIGAARAGVLETTFQEETETDLFGEQAVLCGGLTALVKAGFETLVEAGYQPEVAYFECLHELKLIVDLMYEGGLEGMRYSISDTAQWGDFVTGPRIVDDRVKGEMKKVLEDIQSGKFAREWILENQSNRAVFNSTNRRENEHLIEEVGAKLRDMMPFVKQSQKRKEAVMTSEQN
- the leuB gene encoding 3-isopropylmalate dehydrogenase, which translates into the protein MKKTIAVLQGDGVGKEVTAGAVNVLKVIADRFDHEFHFEYGLIGGEAIDQQGVPLPDETITLCKNSDAILLGAVGGEKWNSIPRHLRPEQGLLKIRKELDVYANLRPVTVQGALADSSPLKREYVEGVDCMIVRELTGGLYFGRPSERVERDGEEAVVDTLFYKRSEIERILRSAFEMAQKRNGRVTSVDKANVLESSRLWREVAEEVAKDYEDVKLEHMLVDAAAMQLIRNPKYFDVLVTENLFGDILSDEASMLAGSLGMLPSASLSSDGASIYEPVHGSAPDIAGQNKANPIAAILSAAMLLRHSFDLHQEADKIEDAVERVLAQGYRTPDIADGEESVSTDKMVDVIIEAIQAPVAN